One stretch of Armigeres subalbatus isolate Guangzhou_Male chromosome 2, GZ_Asu_2, whole genome shotgun sequence DNA includes these proteins:
- the LOC134216744 gene encoding protein TIPIN homolog yields the protein MSVLDSLFGNELDNENDGEIPSENEDAGMDPDNADANDAEENESKPVPVEPKKKTVRHPRLTLNAAVLCGPRGIIDMDSYFKGMKFKGKGHEREDLDAVMKRMQHWAHRMFPKYGFDDSLAAIENLGRKKQTQSYMNKYRMGLLEPEVPILDNDTEDLMENNLNALNQPLDPLDSMLEEQIAISRANANASLNTSGVGNLSITENNFDSIRDDSVPTTPVHTPSRPSPGLTEEMRAKIAANRLKALELRKARMMTTENRPTDNTTEDISLVTNQMES from the coding sequence ATGTCTGTTTTGGATTCGCTCTTCGGGAACGAACTTGACAATGAAAACGATGGGGAAATCCCATCTGAAAATGAGGACGCAGGCATGGATCCGGACAATGCGGATGCCAATGATGCTGAAGAAAATGAATCAAAACCGGTTCCCGTAGAGCCGAAGAAGAAGACTGTACGTCATCCCCGACTTACACTGAATGCGGCGGTGCTATGTGGCCCGAGAGGGATAATTGACATGGACAGCTATTTCAAAGGTATGAAATTTAAAGGCAAGGGACACGAGAGAGAAGATCTCGATGCTGTTATGAAACGGATGCAACATTGGGCTCATCGCATGTTCCCCAAGTATGGATTCGATGACAGCCTAGCGGCAATCGAGAATCTCGGTCGAAAGAAGCAAACCCAGTCTTACATGAATAAATATCGGATGGGTTTGCTGGAACCTGAAGTACCGATACTTGATAACGACACGGAAGACCTCATGGAAAATAATTTGAACGCTCTAAACCAACCTCTCGATCCTTTAGACAGCATGCTGGAGGAACAGATAGCCATTTCTCGAGCCAATGCCAATGCGAGTCTAAACACTTCTGGCGTAGGAAACTTGTCCATAACAGAGAATAATTTCGACTCCATTCGGGATGACAGTGTACCGACAACACCCGTTCACACTCCCAGCCGACCATCGCCAGGACTAACAGAGGAAATGCGAGCGAAAATAGCAGCAAATCGATTGAAAGCTTTGGAACTTCGAAAAGCTAGAATGATGACAACTGAAAATCGACCTACTGACAATACAACAGAAGATATTTCTTTAGTCACTAATCAAATGGAAAGCTGA